GCTACAACAACGTCGTTTGGGGCGGAAAGGAGGAGCTTCCGATAACCATCGGGATGCTCTTTGATGTGAATGGCTATGAGGTGTATTTTGAGACGACCTTTACTGGAACGGGCGGGAGCTTTAGGATTCTGAAAGAACAGTTGGAGATAAAGGATTATGTAAAAATCGAAAAGGAAGGCACGCGTCTTCGCATTTTTCACGATCCCGGTTTTGTTAGCTTAGCACTTTCAAAACTCAACGGGACTCCTGAAAAGGAGTTTTTTGTATATAAGCAGTTTGTTAACATGCTCCCCCAAAGGTTGTATAGCATTATGAAAGACCTACCAATCCCATTCCAAGAGAAGAGCCTCCTCTCTTGGCCGTGGAGAGCTTCTGCGATTTATGATTCCAATTTTGAGATAGCATATACTGTTATCGAGCTAGCCGAAAAACATCAAGATACAGAAAACTCCATTCCCGTGTTATCCCCTATAATCAGGAAAAACGAATATCGCAATCCGCTCGTTTGGGAGATCGGTTATATATTACATCGAGTACTTCTCAACACTCTCATCTTATCCCCGCCATGTGTGAGGTCTGTTAAAAAAGAATTAAAATTTCCGAGGAAAGAATCAGCCTTAGCAGAAGATGCCTCCAACCTTGTCCCAGTTCTCTACAACATCTGGCTCCGTGAGGGAAAGCTACCCGCTGAGATTTCCGAACCGCTCTCAATTGCGTTCCCGAACACTAGGATCTTCTTCCAGCTCACGGAAGACGGAAGGGTGATGATGAAGGTCTTTGAGGGTGAACTCGAACTTGCACCTCCGGGAATATCCGACGGGTTTTACAAGACTCTCGCAATTCTCACGGCTGCATACCTCAAGCCCTCCCTTCTTGTCATCGACGAAGTGGAGAACTCACTGCATCCTGAGACCCTTGAGTTGCTCTTCGACACACTGCGGGAAAGTGAGAGCCAGGTGATAATAACTACCCACTCGCCGGTTGTCGTCGATATGACCGATCCAGCGGATGTAATCTTTGTTGAAAAAGTCGGTGGGGAAACTAGATTTAAGAGGATACCGGACCCAGAGGAGATTAAAAGGCTACTGCGCGAAAAAGGGCTGGCTTT
This is a stretch of genomic DNA from Palaeococcus ferrophilus DSM 13482. It encodes these proteins:
- a CDS encoding AAA family ATPase; its protein translation is MQLKKLIVKNFKSIRDCEIELGKLNVLIGANASGKTNLIEVFKLLRKIYVEKDTNPFLEWWGYNNVVWGGKEELPITIGMLFDVNGYEVYFETTFTGTGGSFRILKEQLEIKDYVKIEKEGTRLRIFHDPGFVSLALSKLNGTPEKEFFVYKQFVNMLPQRLYSIMKDLPIPFQEKSLLSWPWRASAIYDSNFEIAYTVIELAEKHQDTENSIPVLSPIIRKNEYRNPLVWEIGYILHRVLLNTLILSPPCVRSVKKELKFPRKESALAEDASNLVPVLYNIWLREGKLPAEISEPLSIAFPNTRIFFQLTEDGRVMMKVFEGELELAPPGISDGFYKTLAILTAAYLKPSLLVIDEVENSLHPETLELLFDTLRESESQVIITTHSPVVVDMTDPADVIFVEKVGGETRFKRIPDPEEIKRLLREKGLAFSEGWLYGEIFNENNR